TCGCCGATGCTGGTCGATTATGCGCAGCGCGAGCTGAATGACGGCAGCCGTACGGTCGTGGAAACCGATCACTGGCTGGCCGTGGTGCCTTACTGGGCGGCCTGGCCGTTCGAAACGCTGCTGTTGCCGAAGGCGCATATCCAGCGCATTACCGACTTAACCGCAGCGCAGCGCAGCGATCTGGCGCTGGCGCTGAAAAAACTGACCAGCCGTTACGACAATCTGTTCCAGTGCTCTTTCCCCTACTCGATGGGCTGGCACGGCGCGCCGTTTAACGGCGAAGAGAATGATCACTGGCAGTTGCACGCGCATTTCTATCCGCCGCTGCTGCGTTCCGCTACCGTACGTAAATTTATGGTGGGCTACGAAATGCTGGCGGAAACCCAGCGCGATCTGACGGCAGAACAAGCCGCCGAACGCCTGCGTGCGCTGAGCGATGTCCATTTTCGCGAATCCGGAGAATAACAATGAGTCTGAAAGAAAAAACACAATCCCTGTTTGCTGAGAAATTTGGCTACCCTGCCACCCATACCATTCAGGCTCCGGGCCGTGTGAATCTGATTGGTGAACATACTGACTATAATGACGGTTTTGTACTGCCCTGCGCCATTGATTACCAGACGGTGATTAGCTGCGCACCGCGCGCCGATCGCATCGTGCGGGTAATTGCCGCCGATTACGATAACCAGACGGATGAATTTTCCCTCGATGCCCCGATTGTTACTCACGACAGCCAGCAGTGGTCCAACTATGTGCGTGGCGTAGTGAAACACTTGCAAAAACGCAACGCGGGCTTTGGCGGCGCCGATCTGGTGATCAGCGGCAACGTACCGCAAGGTGCGGGGTTAAGCTCCTCAGCATCGCTGGAAGTGGCGGTCGGCACCGTCTTCCAGCAGCTTTACCATCTGCCGCTGGATGGCGCGCAGATTGCCCTTAACGGCCAGGAAGCGGAAAACCAGTTCGTCGGCTGTAACTGCGGCATTATGGATCAGTTGATCTCGGCGCTGGGCAAAAAAGGCAGCGCGTTGCTGATCGACTGCCGCTCGCTCGGCACCAAAGCGGTGTCGATGCCGGAAGGCGTAGCAATTGTCATCATTAACAGCAATTTCAAACGCACGCTGGTTGGCAGTGAATACAACACGCGTCGTCAGCAGTGCGAAACCGGCGCACGTTTCTTCCAACAGAAAGCGCTGCGTGATGTCAGCATCGACCAGTTCAATGCGGTAGCGCACGAGCTGGATCCGCTGGTCAGCAAACGCGTACGCCATGTGCTGACAGAAAACGCGCGTACAGTAGAAGCGGCCGCCGCGCTGGAGAAAGGCGATCTGCAACGCATGGGCGTGCTGATGGCCGAATCCCACGCGTCGATGCGCGATGATTTTGAAATCACCGTGCCGCAAATCGATACGCTGGTCGAGATTGTAAAAGCCACCATCGGTGATAAAGGCGGCGTGCGCATGACCGGCGGCGGTTTTGGCGGTTGCGTTGTCGCGCTGGTACCGGAAGCGCTGGTTCCTACGGTGCAACAGGCCGTGGAAAGCCAGTACGAAGCCAAAACCGGCATCAAAGAAACCTTTTATGTGTGCAAACCTTCACAGGGAGCAGGACAGTGCTAAACGAATCTGCGACGGCGGCTCCGGACGGGCTGCCCTTCCGTCTCATCACTCTGCGCAACAGCGCCGGAATGGTGGTAACACTCATGGACTGGGGCGCGACGCTGCTCTCGGCACGCGTCCCACTGAAAGATGGCTCCGTGCGTGAAGCGCTGCTCGGCTGCGCGTCACCGGAATACTATCTGCAACAATCGGCGTTTCTTGGCGCTTCGGTAGGCCGTTACGCCAACCGTATCAGCAAAAGCCGTTTTCAGCTTGATGGCCAGACATATGCGCTTACGCCCAGCCAGGGCGAAAATCAGTTGCACGGCGGCCCGGAGGGGTTCGACAAGCGTCGCTGGCGGATTGAGCGTCAGAATGGAAATGAGGTGCTGTTTTCGCTGACTTCGCCGGATGGCGATCAGGGTTTTCCGGGCAACGTAAACGCCACGGCGCATTTTCGCCTCGGCGAGGATAACCGTCTGGCCATTGAATATCGCGCCACGACCGATAAACCCTGCCCGGTCAACCTGACCAACCACGCCTATTTCAACCTCGATGGGCATCAGTCTGATGTGCGTAGCCACTCGCTGCAACTGCTGGCAGATGAATATCTGCCTGTGGATGAGATGGGGATACCGACCGGCGGGTTGAAAAAAGTCGCACTGACCAGTTTTGATTTCCGTACGCCCAAAACCGTAGCGGAAGAGTTTCTCAGCGATGACGATCAGCGTGTAGTAAAAGGCTACGATCATGCGTTTTTGTTGCAGGCGAAGGGTGATGCCAGCCAGCCTGCGGCACACTTGTGGTCAGCGGATAACCAACTGCAAATGACGGTTTATACCAGCGCCCCTGCGCTCCAGTTCTATTCCGGCAATTATCTCGACGGTACGCCAGCGCGCGGGGGAAAAACCTACGCCGCATGGCAAGGCCTGGCGCTGGAGAGCGAATTTTTGCCCGACAGCCCGAATCGCCCGGACTATCCGCAGCCGGACTGTGTTTTACGCCCCGGCAACGAATATGTCAGCCTGACGGAATATCACTTTATCGCGCTTTAATCTCAGCCCTCCTTCCGGAGGGCTTTTTTTTGCTCATTTTGCTGAAATAAGCGCCACTTATCGACAAAACTATAACCCCTGGTTCACAAGCACCTTACACTGCGCGGCTATTTTCGCTATGGTTATGGGTAATCGTTGCCGGGGCTCTTTCTCCGGCAATATAATGAGAATTGTTATCATTCAATCAGGCTTACAGGAGTAAGAGTATGGCTGTTACTAAGCTGGTTCTGGTTCGTCATGGCGAAAGCCAGTGGAACAACGAAAACCGCTTCACCGGTTGGTACGATGTCGATCTGTCAGAGAAAGGCGTTGGTGAAGCGAAAGCAGCAGGCAAACTGCTGAAAGAGGAAGGCTACTCCTTCGATTTTGCTTACACTTCCGTGCTGAAACGTGCCATCCACACCCTGTGGAACGTGCTGGACGAACTGGATCAGGCGTGGTTGCCGGTAGAAAAAAGCTGGAAACTGAACGAACGCCACTACGGTGCGTTGCAGGGTCTGAACAAAGCCGAAACCGCTGAGAAATACGGTGACGAGCAGGTTAAACAGTGGCGTCGTGGCTTTGCCGTTACCCCGCCAGCGCTGACCAAAGATGACGAGCGTTTCCCGGGCCACGATCCGCGCTACGCTAAACTGAGCGAAGCCGAGCTGCCGCAGACCGAAAGCCTGGCGCTGACCATCGATCGCGTTATTCCTTACTGGAATGAAACCATTCTGCCGCGCCTGAAAAGCGGTGAGCGCGTGATCATCGCTGCGCACGGTAACTCCCTGCGTGCGCTGGTGAAATACCTCGACAATATGAGCGAAGAAGAGATCCTCGAACTGAACATCCCGACCGGCGTACCGCTGGTTTATGAGTTCGATGAAAACTTCAAACCGCTGAAACACTACTACCTGGGCAATGCCGAAGAGATCGCAGCGAAAGCTGCTGCAGTCGCAAACCAGGGTAAAGCGAAGTAAGTTTTCCCCCATAAAAAAAGCGTGGATTGCTCCACGCTTTTTTTTGCATTTCACACGCAATCAGATACACAAAATAATTCGCATTGCAGAAAGGCGACGATGCGGCTAATTCCCGGCGGCTAACTAAAGTAAGCGGCCGGGGTTAGCGGGGAAAGCCAGCCGAATCAGGCGCGACGTGCTTTTACCGCTGCCGCTAACTGACGCAGGATGGTGTCCGTATCTTCCCAGCCGATGCACGCATCGGTGATGCTCTTACCGTAGACCAGCGGTTCGCCGCTCTCCAGGCTCTGATTACCTTCCACCAGGTGGCTTTCAATCATCACGCCGATAATCGCTTTTTCACCGTTGGCGATCTGCTGGCAGACATCGCTGCCAACGTCCATTTGCCTTTTGAACTGCTTGCTGGAGTTCGCATGGCTGAAATCGATCATCACCTGCTGCTCAAGACCTGCTTTGGTCAGACCTGATTTCACTTCTGCCACATGTTTTGCGCTGTAGTTCGGCTCTTTACCGCCGCGCAGAATAATGTGGCAATCACCATTACCGGCGGTATTCACAATGGCAGAATGGCCCCATTTGGTGACGGACAGGAAGCAGTGCGGCGCGCTGGCAGCGTTAATGGCATCGATTGCCACTTTGATGGTGCCGTCGGTGCCGTTTTTGAATCCAACCGGACAGGAGAGACCTGAAGCCAGCTCGCGGTGTACCTGCGATTCCGTAGTACGGGCGCCAATTGCCCCCCAGCTCATCAGATCCGCCAGATATTGCGGCGTAATCATATCGAGGAATTCACCCGCAGCCGGCAGGCCGCTGTCATTGATTTCCAGCAGTAACTTGCGGGCGATGCGCAGGCCGTCGTTGATCTGGAAGCTGTTATCCATATGCGGATCGTTGATCAGCCCTTTCCAGCCCACGGTAGTACGCGGTTTTTCAAAATAGACGCGCATTACTACTTCCAGCTCGCCGCTGAGCTCTTCACG
The Kosakonia oryzae genome window above contains:
- the galK gene encoding galactokinase → MSLKEKTQSLFAEKFGYPATHTIQAPGRVNLIGEHTDYNDGFVLPCAIDYQTVISCAPRADRIVRVIAADYDNQTDEFSLDAPIVTHDSQQWSNYVRGVVKHLQKRNAGFGGADLVISGNVPQGAGLSSSASLEVAVGTVFQQLYHLPLDGAQIALNGQEAENQFVGCNCGIMDQLISALGKKGSALLIDCRSLGTKAVSMPEGVAIVIINSNFKRTLVGSEYNTRRQQCETGARFFQQKALRDVSIDQFNAVAHELDPLVSKRVRHVLTENARTVEAAAALEKGDLQRMGVLMAESHASMRDDFEITVPQIDTLVEIVKATIGDKGGVRMTGGGFGGCVVALVPEALVPTVQQAVESQYEAKTGIKETFYVCKPSQGAGQC
- the galM gene encoding galactose-1-epimerase, whose translation is MLNESATAAPDGLPFRLITLRNSAGMVVTLMDWGATLLSARVPLKDGSVREALLGCASPEYYLQQSAFLGASVGRYANRISKSRFQLDGQTYALTPSQGENQLHGGPEGFDKRRWRIERQNGNEVLFSLTSPDGDQGFPGNVNATAHFRLGEDNRLAIEYRATTDKPCPVNLTNHAYFNLDGHQSDVRSHSLQLLADEYLPVDEMGIPTGGLKKVALTSFDFRTPKTVAEEFLSDDDQRVVKGYDHAFLLQAKGDASQPAAHLWSADNQLQMTVYTSAPALQFYSGNYLDGTPARGGKTYAAWQGLALESEFLPDSPNRPDYPQPDCVLRPGNEYVSLTEYHFIAL
- the gpmA gene encoding 2,3-diphosphoglycerate-dependent phosphoglycerate mutase, with the translated sequence MAVTKLVLVRHGESQWNNENRFTGWYDVDLSEKGVGEAKAAGKLLKEEGYSFDFAYTSVLKRAIHTLWNVLDELDQAWLPVEKSWKLNERHYGALQGLNKAETAEKYGDEQVKQWRRGFAVTPPALTKDDERFPGHDPRYAKLSEAELPQTESLALTIDRVIPYWNETILPRLKSGERVIIAAHGNSLRALVKYLDNMSEEEILELNIPTGVPLVYEFDENFKPLKHYYLGNAEEIAAKAAAVANQGKAK
- the aroG gene encoding 3-deoxy-7-phosphoheptulonate synthase AroG, giving the protein MNYQNDDLRIKEINELLPPVALLEKFPATETAAQTVSSARKAIHNILRGNDDRLLVVIGPCSIHDPAAAKEYASRLLALREELSGELEVVMRVYFEKPRTTVGWKGLINDPHMDNSFQINDGLRIARKLLLEINDSGLPAAGEFLDMITPQYLADLMSWGAIGARTTESQVHRELASGLSCPVGFKNGTDGTIKVAIDAINAASAPHCFLSVTKWGHSAIVNTAGNGDCHIILRGGKEPNYSAKHVAEVKSGLTKAGLEQQVMIDFSHANSSKQFKRQMDVGSDVCQQIANGEKAIIGVMIESHLVEGNQSLESGEPLVYGKSITDACIGWEDTDTILRQLAAAVKARRA